The Carnobacterium divergens genome includes a window with the following:
- a CDS encoding type IV pilus twitching motility protein PilT: MFQKKSYFNNDEDDFSIDFDAIDKYEELSPESLITIEADDELPMSDNPEDFSLQQVEETDSLWNDADATPKELIEKWLKLTVTQKVSDLHLVEGIEPVLRLNGELVAIKGSSILYSDRITQIAKVICDEKQWQEFMDNGEVDLAYELKDVARFRVNVFKQMGTTAIAFRRIPIDIPSLSSLGVPDVLKGLIHKSQGLFLVTGPTGSGKSTTLAAMLDYLNDTKKTHILTLEDPIEYVHKHKQSIISQREIGRDTESFGNALRAALRQDPDVILVGEMRDFETISIALTAAETGHLVLGTLHTSSAPATIERIVDVFPAIQQSQIRAQLAGALLGILSQRLLPTKDGKGRVAATEMLVNNKGIANIIRSGKTHQIGNMLQMGKAEGMHTMEAEISKLIRTGRVDADIAVSFLEESSEL; this comes from the coding sequence ATGTTTCAAAAAAAATCTTATTTTAATAATGATGAAGATGATTTTAGTATTGATTTTGATGCTATAGATAAGTACGAAGAATTAAGTCCAGAATCTTTAATAACGATAGAAGCAGACGATGAGTTACCGATGTCAGATAATCCAGAAGATTTTTCGTTACAGCAAGTAGAAGAAACGGATTCTCTTTGGAATGATGCGGATGCAACTCCTAAAGAACTAATCGAAAAATGGTTGAAGTTGACAGTTACCCAAAAGGTCTCCGATTTGCATTTAGTAGAAGGAATCGAGCCTGTTTTGCGTTTAAATGGAGAACTAGTCGCGATAAAAGGCTCTAGCATCCTTTATTCAGATCGAATTACGCAAATTGCTAAAGTCATATGTGATGAAAAACAATGGCAAGAATTTATGGACAATGGTGAAGTTGATTTAGCCTATGAATTAAAGGATGTCGCTAGATTTCGTGTGAACGTATTTAAGCAAATGGGGACAACGGCGATTGCGTTTCGGCGTATCCCAATTGACATCCCAAGTCTATCTTCTTTAGGTGTTCCAGACGTTTTAAAAGGTTTGATTCATAAAAGTCAAGGTTTATTCCTTGTGACTGGTCCAACAGGATCTGGGAAATCTACGACATTGGCTGCTATGTTAGATTATTTAAACGATACGAAAAAAACTCATATCTTAACCTTGGAAGACCCAATTGAATACGTGCATAAACACAAGCAATCTATTATTTCACAACGAGAAATTGGAAGAGATACTGAGTCCTTTGGGAATGCATTAAGGGCTGCACTTCGCCAAGATCCAGATGTTATTTTGGTCGGAGAAATGCGTGATTTTGAAACAATCTCGATAGCATTAACAGCTGCTGAAACGGGTCATTTGGTTTTAGGAACATTGCATACTTCTAGTGCTCCGGCAACAATTGAACGGATTGTAGATGTTTTCCCCGCGATTCAACAATCTCAAATTAGAGCTCAATTAGCAGGTGCGCTTCTAGGGATTCTATCGCAACGTTTGCTTCCAACTAAAGACGGAAAAGGGCGTGTGGCAGCAACAGAAATGTTAGTCAATAATAAGGGGATTGCCAATATTATTCGTTCAGGTAAAACACATCAAATTGGGAATATGCTGCAAATGGGAAAGGCAGAAGGAATGCATACTATGGAAGCTGAAATTTCAAAACTTATTCGCACTGGACGTGTTGATGCGGATATCGCCGTATCCTTTTTGGAAGAAAGCAGTGAATTATAA
- a CDS encoding GspE/PulE family protein, with protein MDRNKYDSYQAKSEEPVKLKKLRSVDLYKHTINSELINLIPKSFAKEHSVIPLEVDHENNRLAVAIGNTMNYPALNDLRLKTGMQIVPLKANEVDIQQLIVRDYPSEINLDGFSPDVESSAYSKTEEPENDNSPIIKLVNSLLQDAVDRRASDIHFDSQEKYMVVRIRIDGELRELKRLPKNIQPSVISRLKIISSLDITETRAPQDGRAVFKNGTKIVDLRVSILPTIHGEKIVIRIMDRSVGIRKLEDFKFQAANLTALRHLLKQPHGLVLVTGPTGSGKSSTLYAALNELNQPNVNVITVEDPIEYQLEGLNQVAVNSNIGLSFATGLRSILRQDPNVVMVGEIRDGETAEIAIRASMTGHLVLSTIHTNDSASTVNRLIDMGVDPFLVANSLAGVLSQRLVRTICSNCRVEEPISSQDAAILEEYKMYANTLCRGTGCAKCNFSGYQGRMAIQELLVITTDIRKLITSNVTSEELTDYLKNQGMKFLIDDGFDKVISGYTTIEEVLKVAVMEA; from the coding sequence ATGGATCGAAATAAATATGATAGCTATCAAGCTAAATCAGAAGAACCAGTGAAATTGAAAAAACTACGTTCAGTTGATTTATATAAACATACAATAAATTCTGAATTAATTAATCTAATTCCCAAGTCTTTTGCTAAAGAACACAGTGTGATTCCTCTCGAAGTAGATCATGAGAATAATCGTTTAGCAGTCGCGATTGGAAATACGATGAATTACCCAGCTCTTAATGATTTGCGGCTAAAAACAGGTATGCAGATTGTGCCACTTAAAGCAAATGAAGTTGATATTCAGCAATTGATTGTACGTGATTATCCATCAGAAATTAACTTAGATGGTTTTTCACCAGATGTGGAAAGTAGCGCTTACTCAAAAACAGAAGAGCCTGAAAATGATAATTCCCCTATCATCAAACTAGTAAATAGTTTGCTACAAGATGCAGTGGATAGGAGAGCGAGTGATATTCATTTTGATTCTCAAGAAAAATATATGGTAGTACGTATTCGGATTGATGGTGAATTAAGAGAATTAAAAAGGCTACCCAAAAATATTCAGCCATCTGTAATTTCTCGGTTGAAAATTATTTCGTCGCTAGATATCACAGAAACAAGAGCTCCACAAGATGGCCGAGCGGTTTTTAAGAATGGAACTAAAATTGTTGATTTACGGGTATCTATTCTACCAACTATTCACGGCGAAAAAATTGTTATTCGGATTATGGATCGCTCCGTAGGAATTAGAAAACTTGAAGACTTTAAATTTCAGGCGGCAAATTTAACTGCTTTGAGACACTTGTTAAAACAGCCACATGGTTTAGTGCTAGTTACAGGTCCAACTGGATCTGGAAAATCATCAACTTTATATGCAGCCTTAAACGAATTAAATCAGCCGAACGTCAATGTTATTACCGTAGAAGATCCAATTGAGTATCAGTTAGAGGGATTGAATCAAGTTGCTGTAAATAGCAATATCGGGCTGAGCTTTGCAACCGGACTGCGTTCAATTTTAAGGCAAGATCCAAATGTTGTGATGGTAGGAGAAATTCGAGATGGAGAAACTGCAGAAATTGCAATTCGAGCTTCTATGACTGGACATTTAGTACTTTCAACTATTCATACAAACGACTCAGCTAGTACTGTTAATCGACTCATCGATATGGGGGTTGACCCATTTCTTGTGGCGAATTCCTTAGCTGGCGTATTATCACAACGGTTGGTAAGAACAATTTGTTCAAATTGCCGGGTTGAAGAGCCAATTTCAAGTCAAGATGCAGCAATTTTAGAAGAGTATAAAATGTATGCAAATACTTTATGTAGAGGAACTGGCTGTGCAAAATGCAATTTTTCAGGATATCAGGGAAGAATGGCTATCCAAGAATTACTTGTAATAACGACGGATATACGGAAATTAATTACATCAAATGTGACTAGTGAAGAATTAACAGACTACTTGAAAAATCAAGGAATGAAATTTTTAATTGACGATGGTTTCGATAAAGTAATTTCAGGATATACCACAATCGAAGAAGTCTTGAAAGTCGCTGTGATGGAAGCTTAA
- a CDS encoding PilW family protein: MQRIVKDERGLSFIEVLSVLTICGVVFALVSGLLLSISKTTSIQAEKIEMQQTANNILAQVERISNISGIYEQAGYLGKFVGSSGTNAWNDAHIVKLLQEDGTGEWLETSRIGPGGNRIAITDITDTLNQSKEIFQMKNSETKIKILQQKNENELTKTIYTTPNYRDTFSIQSTVMVLFYNEKIDFSDYYDEITGFWNYNEIKELPNVLYSRESVFCYRDDAKSKGEVPGNGRW; this comes from the coding sequence GTGCAGAGAATAGTGAAAGATGAGCGAGGTCTGTCATTCATTGAAGTATTAAGTGTTCTTACTATTTGTGGTGTTGTTTTCGCCTTGGTATCCGGTTTATTGCTCAGTATTTCTAAAACAACTTCTATTCAAGCTGAAAAAATTGAAATGCAGCAAACAGCCAATAATATCTTAGCACAAGTCGAAAGAATTAGTAATATTAGCGGAATCTATGAACAGGCTGGTTATTTAGGGAAATTCGTTGGAAGTAGTGGGACGAATGCTTGGAATGATGCTCACATTGTTAAACTACTTCAAGAAGATGGTACAGGGGAATGGTTAGAAACAAGTAGGATAGGACCTGGGGGAAATCGAATTGCGATTACGGATATAACAGATACTTTAAATCAATCAAAAGAAATATTTCAAATGAAGAATAGTGAAACAAAAATTAAAATCTTGCAGCAAAAAAATGAAAATGAATTAACAAAAACAATTTACACGACACCCAATTATCGTGATACATTTTCTATTCAATCAACGGTGATGGTTCTTTTCTATAATGAGAAAATTGATTTTTCTGATTATTATGATGAAATCACAGGATTTTGGAATTATAACGAGATAAAAGAACTTCCTAATGTTCTTTATTCTCGTGAATCTGTTTTTTGTTATCGAGATGATGCTAAGTCGAAAGGAGAGGTTCCAGGTAATGGCAGATGGTAA
- a CDS encoding type IV pilus modification PilV family protein — translation MNYLKETILDEEGLSFIEILATMVILGIALLSLSSLMYQNFIVIDQNKLKEEAIFCREDIKEWLTYRAQTQDVTNLNTFVLTTPKNGESSLTEEQRIRRSYLILDESGIQIDSKGDALYGEISRDGSIDRGEIVSKVKYNFTGDLLPDSLLQEDEYNKYYIGEYVNQSVENSLLVKVQVVRKSDRSDYNPRKDGVRLDILIYSKESGRLLTETYLNWVAEY, via the coding sequence ATGAACTATCTCAAAGAAACGATACTTGACGAAGAAGGGCTTTCATTTATTGAAATTTTAGCTACGATGGTTATCTTGGGAATTGCTTTATTAAGTTTATCTTCTTTAATGTATCAGAACTTTATTGTTATCGATCAAAACAAGTTGAAAGAAGAAGCTATTTTTTGTAGAGAAGATATTAAAGAGTGGCTTACGTATCGAGCTCAAACTCAAGACGTTACCAACTTAAATACATTTGTTTTGACTACTCCTAAAAATGGTGAATCTTCTTTAACTGAAGAACAACGAATTCGTCGTAGCTATTTGATTTTAGATGAATCGGGTATTCAAATTGATTCAAAAGGTGATGCTCTTTACGGAGAAATTAGTAGAGATGGGAGTATTGATAGAGGCGAAATTGTTTCAAAAGTAAAGTACAATTTTACCGGTGATTTATTGCCTGACTCCTTGCTGCAAGAAGATGAGTACAATAAATATTACATTGGTGAATATGTAAACCAAAGTGTGGAAAATTCTCTGTTGGTAAAAGTTCAAGTAGTAAGAAAAAGTGATAGATCTGATTATAATCCACGTAAGGATGGTGTGAGACTAGATATTTTAATTTACAGTAAAGAATCAGGAAGGTTATTAACTGAAACTTACCTAAACTGGGTTGCTGAATATTGA
- a CDS encoding glucosaminidase domain-containing protein: GEEDKDSSSEEDKDSSGEEDKDSSSEEDKDSSSASGENNQSSNEEKVLPDINGSSNETILTNSPNEDENLANVQEEVLEDNYYFSVSKNQTTEEFIETLKDDAQDIAWKNDLYASVMIAQAILETGSGNSTLSSAPNYNLFGVKGEFQGSSVVMQTSEDDGGGNLFVINSGFRKYPSYKESLEDYAVLLKKGISGNATFYQNTWKTNASSYKDVTLFLTGRYATDTRYAQKLNALIETYRLTDYDVAPGMRKKSLKTTKEEDKQLEEIQNRVKSQSKKTTKNVNEFDTNTPINLYNSFNNSEEKMLNGFEKKVSLMKRKVQDISTEASIELKPQSQQE; this comes from the coding sequence CAGGTGAAGAAGATAAGGACTCTTCAAGTGAAGAAGATAAAGATTCGTCAGGTGAAGAAGATAAGGACTCTTCAAGTGAAGAAGATAAAGATTCGTCAAGTGCAAGCGGTGAGAATAATCAGTCTTCAAATGAAGAAAAAGTGCTACCAGATATAAATGGAAGTTCTAACGAAACAATCTTGACGAATTCACCCAACGAAGATGAAAATTTAGCTAATGTCCAAGAAGAAGTGCTTGAAGATAATTACTATTTTTCTGTTAGTAAAAATCAAACTACTGAAGAATTTATTGAAACATTAAAAGACGATGCGCAAGATATTGCATGGAAAAACGATTTGTATGCATCTGTCATGATTGCTCAAGCAATTCTCGAAACAGGATCTGGAAATAGTACCTTATCTAGTGCACCTAATTACAATTTATTTGGTGTAAAAGGTGAGTTTCAAGGAAGTAGTGTTGTGATGCAAACTAGTGAAGATGACGGAGGTGGAAATCTGTTTGTCATTAATTCAGGTTTTAGAAAATACCCAAGTTACAAAGAAAGCCTTGAAGATTACGCAGTGTTGTTAAAGAAAGGGATTTCTGGTAATGCTACTTTTTATCAAAATACATGGAAAACAAATGCTTCTTCCTATAAAGATGTGACGTTATTTTTAACGGGTCGATATGCTACCGATACGCGTTACGCTCAAAAACTAAATGCATTAATTGAAACATATCGACTTACAGACTATGATGTAGCTCCTGGGATGAGAAAGAAAAGTTTAAAAACAACAAAAGAAGAAGACAAACAATTAGAAGAAATTCAAAATAGAGTAAAAAGCCAATCAAAAAAAACTACTAAAAATGTAAATGAATTTGATACAAATACTCCGATTAATCTGTATAATTCATTCAATAATTCTGAAGAGAAAATGTTAAATGGATTTGAGAAAAAAGTAAGTTTAATGAAACGGAAAGTCCAAGATATTTCAACTGAAGCAAGTATTGAACTTAAGCCACAGTCGCAACAGGAGTAA
- a CDS encoding XtrA/YqaO family protein: MPSLEFKQVELDQLSKEELNNIVIIVSNGMTKMAHLPPFADIKLTTNDNKVTLV; this comes from the coding sequence GTGCCGTCTTTGGAATTTAAACAAGTAGAGCTGGATCAGTTAAGTAAAGAGGAATTAAACAACATTGTAATTATTGTCAGCAATGGCATGACTAAGATGGCTCATTTGCCACCATTTGCTGATATTAAGCTTACAACGAATGATAATAAAGTCACATTAGTTAA
- a CDS encoding single-stranded DNA-binding protein, producing the protein MNSVSLIGRLTNVADLTYSSNGIALASVTIAVKRAFKTSDSVEADFIRLKAFRKTAELLANVEKGKEIGISGSWQTGSYENNQGTKVYTNDCIVQQITFIGSKSTNNDEREHQQSYQANPNNYKQQNYGSEIDIKDDDLPF; encoded by the coding sequence ATGAATTCAGTAAGTTTAATAGGTAGATTAACAAATGTTGCTGATTTAACATACAGTTCAAATGGAATAGCACTGGCATCAGTGACCATAGCTGTTAAACGAGCATTTAAAACTAGCGATAGCGTAGAAGCTGACTTTATTAGGTTAAAAGCTTTTAGAAAAACAGCCGAATTATTGGCAAATGTTGAAAAAGGTAAAGAAATCGGAATAAGTGGATCATGGCAAACAGGAAGCTATGAGAACAATCAAGGTACGAAAGTCTATACAAATGATTGTATTGTTCAGCAAATAACGTTCATCGGCAGCAAGTCAACAAATAACGATGAAAGAGAGCATCAGCAAAGTTACCAAGCCAATCCGAATAATTACAAGCAACAAAATTACGGTAGTGAAATTGATATTAAAGATGATGATCTACCATTTTAA
- a CDS encoding DnaD domain protein — MNYLSQLQAFRDYKMYETKLSSGQIALWYALMEINNKCAWIEWFTAANQTLETLSGLSRAGINKNRNVLKQLGLIDFKSNGKKATSYKVCVLYTSNSIQDSTQQSIQQGVQGSIQDSTQQSSTLIKHKQNKKETKQKQDQTTTADAYWLQFVNVAESTFILKNIEMWVEDFNGNDDIVIHGIETMLANNVRSYKYLETILKNWESKGFKVREDVITFEEQRKKQKEPKTITGRKETLPEWAKDDYKEAEEKPMSEEEQAAFMARLNKLGNGD; from the coding sequence TTGAATTATTTATCACAGTTACAAGCGTTTAGAGATTACAAGATGTATGAAACCAAGTTATCCAGTGGACAAATTGCTTTATGGTACGCATTGATGGAAATAAACAATAAATGTGCATGGATTGAATGGTTTACAGCTGCTAATCAAACGCTTGAAACCCTTTCGGGATTATCAAGAGCTGGCATTAATAAAAACAGAAATGTTTTGAAACAGCTAGGATTGATTGATTTCAAAAGTAATGGTAAAAAAGCTACTTCTTACAAGGTATGTGTACTTTATACGTCAAATAGTATACAAGACAGTACACAACAGAGTATACAACAAGGTGTACAAGGGAGTATACAAGACAGTACACAACAGAGTAGTACATTAATTAAACATAAACAAAACAAAAAAGAAACTAAACAGAAACAAGACCAGACGACGACAGCGGATGCGTATTGGCTTCAATTTGTAAATGTTGCAGAAAGTACGTTTATTCTAAAAAACATTGAGATGTGGGTAGAGGATTTTAATGGCAACGACGATATTGTTATTCATGGCATTGAAACCATGCTTGCTAACAACGTTCGTAGCTATAAGTATCTTGAAACTATCTTAAAAAATTGGGAATCGAAAGGTTTTAAAGTCAGAGAAGACGTTATAACTTTTGAAGAACAACGCAAGAAGCAGAAAGAGCCTAAAACTATTACTGGACGTAAAGAAACATTGCCAGAATGGGCTAAAGACGACTACAAAGAAGCCGAAGAAAAACCAATGAGTGAAGAGGAACAAGCTGCATTTATGGCACGGCTTAATAAACTAGGAAACGGGGACTAA
- a CDS encoding MBL fold metallo-hydrolase: CDWQSVDGCLITHEHGDHSKYANELLKTTSIDVFTSKGTQETLKLPSYRVRCLEPLKQKQIGNWSIIPFPTEHDASEPFGYLIQSNKSNEKLLFATDTYYIRYKFNGITHLMIECNYALDILNENVKNGRIGAFLKNRILKSHFSLENVKAFIKANDFSQLQEVWLIHLSDSNSDAERFKKEIKAITGTPVYIAN, encoded by the coding sequence AATGTGATTGGCAGTCGGTAGACGGCTGCTTAATCACTCATGAACATGGAGATCACTCTAAATATGCTAACGAGCTATTAAAAACAACTAGTATTGATGTTTTCACCAGTAAAGGAACGCAAGAAACCTTAAAGCTTCCAAGTTATCGGGTTCGTTGTTTAGAACCACTTAAACAGAAGCAAATAGGAAATTGGAGTATTATTCCTTTTCCAACGGAACACGATGCGAGCGAGCCTTTTGGCTATCTAATTCAATCAAATAAATCAAACGAAAAATTATTGTTTGCAACAGACACTTATTATATACGTTACAAATTCAACGGTATTACTCATTTAATGATCGAGTGTAATTATGCTTTAGATATTTTAAACGAGAATGTGAAAAATGGACGTATTGGCGCCTTTCTAAAGAACAGGATATTAAAGAGTCACTTCTCTTTAGAAAACGTTAAAGCGTTCATTAAAGCGAATGATTTCAGTCAATTACAAGAGGTTTGGTTGATTCATTTATCAGACAGCAATTCAGATGCTGAACGTTTCAAAAAAGAAATAAAGGCTATTACAGGTACACCAGTTTATATTGCAAATTAG